The following are encoded together in the Falsibacillus albus genome:
- the serS gene encoding serine--tRNA ligase: MLDIKQLRANFEEVKNKLQHRGEDLEDFGKFEELDQKRRELIVQTEELKSKRNEVSQKIAQMKREKQNADELIVEMREVGAKIKELDNQLNPLEEELEQLLLSIPNIPHESTPVGESEDDNVEVRKWGEVKEFNFEPKPHWDLAGDLDILDFERAGKVTGSRFVFYKGLGARLERALMNFMLDLHIEEHGYQEVIPPYMVNRTSMTGTGQLPKFEEDAFLIESEDYFLIPTAEVPVTNLHRDEIMTGDQLPINYAAYSACFRSEAGSAGRDTRGLIRQHQFNKVELVKFVKPEDSYDELEKLTGHAEKVLQLLGLPYRVLSMCTADLGFTAAKKYDIEVWIPSYETYREISSCSNFEAFQARRANIRFRRELNGKPEHVHTLNGSGLAIGRTVAAILENYQQEDGSIVVPEVLRPYMGNKEVIK, from the coding sequence ATGTTGGATATTAAACAGTTAAGAGCTAATTTTGAAGAAGTGAAAAACAAGCTTCAACATCGTGGGGAAGATCTGGAGGACTTCGGCAAATTCGAAGAACTGGATCAAAAAAGACGCGAATTGATCGTTCAGACAGAAGAATTAAAAAGCAAAAGAAATGAAGTAAGCCAAAAGATTGCCCAAATGAAACGTGAAAAGCAAAATGCAGACGAATTGATCGTAGAAATGAGAGAAGTAGGCGCAAAAATCAAAGAGCTGGATAATCAATTGAATCCACTCGAAGAAGAGCTTGAGCAGCTTCTGCTATCCATCCCGAACATTCCGCATGAGAGCACTCCGGTCGGTGAATCTGAAGACGATAATGTCGAAGTGAGAAAGTGGGGGGAAGTCAAGGAATTCAACTTTGAACCGAAGCCTCATTGGGACTTGGCCGGTGATTTGGACATTTTGGATTTTGAACGCGCTGGCAAAGTCACAGGAAGCCGCTTTGTTTTCTATAAAGGATTGGGAGCCAGATTGGAGCGGGCGCTCATGAACTTTATGCTCGACCTTCACATTGAAGAACACGGCTACCAGGAAGTGATTCCTCCTTACATGGTAAACCGTACAAGCATGACCGGAACGGGCCAGCTGCCAAAGTTCGAAGAAGATGCATTTTTGATTGAAAGTGAAGATTATTTCCTCATCCCGACGGCAGAAGTGCCTGTGACCAATTTACATCGCGATGAAATCATGACGGGCGATCAGCTGCCAATCAACTATGCAGCCTACAGTGCTTGCTTCCGTTCAGAAGCCGGATCTGCTGGACGTGATACAAGGGGGCTTATTCGCCAGCATCAATTCAACAAAGTCGAACTTGTTAAATTCGTTAAACCGGAAGATTCTTACGATGAATTGGAAAAACTGACGGGCCATGCTGAAAAAGTTCTTCAATTACTTGGCTTGCCATATCGAGTATTGAGCATGTGTACAGCCGATCTGGGCTTCACTGCAGCTAAAAAATACGATATCGAAGTATGGATCCCAAGCTATGAAACATACCGTGAGATTTCTTCTTGCAGCAACTTTGAAGCATTCCAGGCCCGCCGCGCCAATATTCGTTTCCGCAGGGAACTTAATGGCAAGCCTGAACATGTCCACACATTGAACGGTTCTGGATTGGCGATTGGGCGTACGGTTGCCGCGATTTTGGAAAATTATCAGCAAGAAGACGGAAGCATCGTCGTTCCGGAAGTCCTTCGTCCGTACATGGGCAACAAAGAAGTTATT